gttCAACTGcaaggattattttttttttgttttacctcTTCATCTGTTCTGACATAATCCACCCCATCACCTTTCGCAGGTGTTTTATagctgaaagaaaaaggaattGATTAGTTGAATCTTATCTGAGCAAATCAATTGCTTTTATAGTACTATTTTAGATGATAAAAGCACCAACAAGGAGAGCTTGTGTTAAGCTTAATATAAACAATTTATCTTGAAATACTGTTGGAAACACTTACTTGTTTCCTGTCTGCTTCTTGCTGACTAAGTAACCTCTTTTATATGCGCAACAGATGCCTACTGTTATGCACACAAGAACCACCACTACCACCAGTACTCCCAGGATGATCCCTGTGATGTTTAAGTCATCTGGGAAAAGAAGAGGCAGAGAAACGCATGACGCATTAAAGAATCATTCCATGTGAGCACTGACTCTTTACTTTATATCCAGTAAAACATTATTCAGACTTGTAGGTTGTCATCTTCTGAAACAGATAAATAAATGCAGGGAGGAAAAGAACTGGTTAGGTGCCACCTGCctcatatttttatttccagttttTAATGTAGGACACCAACAAACCCAGTCATGTGCTGCTGGATGAAACCAAATTCTTTGTTTATGaggcttttctttttgttttaatttgattcTCAGAACTGACATCTACAGCCACGTTTCAACAAAATGAATTAACTCATGTCTgcttattttacacattttcactGCCTGTTGCTTTATAAATAACATTTGATAGGCGAAAGAGTTTGCTAACACAAGTTAATTAATTGTGATGAACTATAATGTACAGTTTTGAGGATATGTCAGGATCTCCATCAGTTTTTAAGAACAGtgtttgtaaaaacaaatgtttcagcAGTGCAAAGGTTCACGACAGTTTTGTCACTAAATGTCGGTATTCTGGGAACGTTGTGTAAAATAAATGTCCACCCTCCCTGTTGGACTAAGGATATGCTTCAGAATGTTCTAAATGGATCAACGGGGTGTTTGTTTTTTGATGAAATCACAACCAATAATGAACCCTGAGAACACAAACTCAACACAATACCAAAAGAAAATGACTTGTCACCTCCTTCTTTGTATTGGCCAACTGCCTAAGTAGTGGATTTACAGCATCAAGAAAACAATGTAAAACCACAAGAGAAACTCCGTTTTGGGTTCACGTTTTAAGTTAAATTCATTCTAATATTGCTTAGTCAAGGTTTTTTTTGTGATCTTTAGATTAAGGAGGCTAAACaagtctttaaatgtttttaatttacctGTAATTTACAATGGTCTGTCTATCATGCTGTGAAACTTCTGACTGAGGTAAACTTGTTCTACCAGAGACCAGTCAGGGGATATGTTAGAGATATCTTTCCTTATGAATTCAGAGCTTGCTGTACTATTTTAAAACCTTTCTTTGCAACGGTTCAGAATACATGcttttgtgtttgtgcttgccATTCATTGCCAATACTGTCCACCGTCTTAGCTACAGCAGTTCTGTAGTTTAAGACTTACAGACTTCCATCATCTGTGGGCCACACTGTGCCTCTCCTGCTTGGTTCTTGGCTCTGCAGAAATACTCCCCTGCATCCTCCTTCCTTACAGCACTGaatttctggaaaaaacaacaataccaATTCACCCACAATGCCGAACACAATAGTGCAGTAAGACACCAAGTGGagataaaacattaataaatctCTTTCTTGCACAGTACCAGTATTAAGGTTaatgaaacaaaactaaatacCCATTAACATAAATGAACCTGATTGCAATTTATGCTTTTTAGGTGTATAGAAGTTTTGGAATTACTGCATAGAGTGAAGTTTTCCAGTTTCATTATACAAACTGCTTTCTGAGCATGCAGAGCTAGTGTTTCTCAAGGACATCCCGCTGTTGCTTTTTGAAATAACTAAGATGCGGCCAACTAGAAAGCACACAAATGCCCTTAATCAGTCTGGTTTCTAAAGGAACACAAAGGCTAGAGCTGTGACCTGGTTGCAAATTCATCACTGCGGGAAAAAGGAAAGTCAGGAATATCTCCACAGCTGGGCTTCCATTCCCTTTAGCTGGTTCACTGGGCCTCAGCTGTGGGCTTTTACTCCTGCCACACTGTGCTGTAACTTTACCAGTGTTCCGCTTCCTAAGTTCAGGGTGTAGGAGGAGTTGACGTATCGGGGGCTGCTCTTGGGGTCTTCGGGAATTTCCTCCCTGTTGCGGAACCACTGGTACTGAGGTCGCGGATATCCCTCGCTTTCAGAACACTTCAGCTCAGCCGACTTCCCCACGGGCACAGACTTGGGCACGGTACAGGTGGGTGCTACAGGCTTCACTGCGgtcggcacacacacacagaataaAAAAGACAGCCGTAAATTTAAGCAAGGCTAAGTGCAGAATGAGCTCATCGGAGACCGGCCTTCCAACATTGTGTTAGCGATGTCCTTCCAGGAACTCTGCACAGCGTTCCAGCTAAAATAGGCCAGGAAGGGGCATGACAGAGGACTTGCATAAGACAGAGCGAACCCCTCTGAACCAGCCACGCAAACACGTTGTCATGCCAGGGCGTGTTGTCCAGCGCTTTGCCTTTCCATCTTTAGTCATCTCGAAAATCCTGGATGCGCTTTCAGAGGTTTTCCATTTTTAGCCAAGGCACACCCTCGCACAGTAATTGGCTAGACCAGATCATGAGTACACGCCAGGAACTGACATGATGCTTTACACGGTTTCAACTTACAGCATCACAGGTGGAGAACATTAACACAGCTCCAACTGGACAGAAACTATAGTGATTCCTGGTAGAACGGCCCCAAGATCCACTTCAGGATTTGGTCCATGCATCTTGTTATTAGAGCAGAAAGGAAAACTGGGAGTAATGGCTTTGAATTTATCATAGGCTGTACAATAGCTCcttattataataaactttacaGAAATAGGATAATGGATTGAAGTATTAATCTCACagtcacatttgtttttatcagCGACTGCTTGAGTTTGGCACCCTCtgattatacagtagttaagtGCTTGTAATTCTAGTGTTGACCAGAGTGTGGCGGGCTTTCTCCGGCTTTGTTTTTGGAATTTTTTTATCCTTGTAAATGCACTGTACATGTAAGAAGAGCAACATCCCAAGTAATTGTTTGCCACTTCCTAATTTTGCTTAATATTCTGAGCATTTTGCTTTCTGTCTTTTCCTACTCTGTGTACTCTAAAAGTGACACAACTGAAATAATACTCATTTGCAATGCAATAAAATCTTCAATGTTCAGTTCACATGCATCGCTTTTTCAGTTTCTACATGACTGTGAAACATAGAATACTGAGACTCCTTACATCGATACAGAGGGATGTAACATGAAATTTTAATATACTGGCAGTGGCTGGGAGAGTTTAAAAGAATGTACCAGACTGGAAATAACATAGGTTTCTTACCGATTTTCACAAATCTTTCAAAAGCTATTTGAAATCATAcatgaaatagaaaaataatagctttttttaatgtaaagtaTCTTACCTTGTACTACAAGATTGATTAAAATTTCATCAAATGATTTCTGATCATTGGCAGCTGTCACTTCACATCGGTATTTTGCAGTGTCTGACCGGGTTGCATTGGTTATCACTAAAGTTGCAGGTTTTAACAAAAAGGCCCTGTTTTCCAGATC
This DNA window, taken from Lepisosteus oculatus isolate fLepOcu1 chromosome 23, fLepOcu1.hap2, whole genome shotgun sequence, encodes the following:
- the jam3b gene encoding junctional adhesion molecule 3B, translating into MAKARLAGFAILFSAHCCSMVLAVTLKSANENPVVKEFDRAELSCLIHSISTANPRIEWKKIHSEGPSYVYFQNKISGDLENRAFLLKPATLVITNATRSDTAKYRCEVTAANDQKSFDEILINLVVQVKPVAPTCTVPKSVPVGKSAELKCSESEGYPRPQYQWFRNREEIPEDPKSSPRYVNSSYTLNLGSGTLKFSAVRKEDAGEYFCRAKNQAGEAQCGPQMMEVYDLNITGIILGVLVVVVVLVCITVGICCAYKRGYLVSKKQTGNNYKTPAKGDGVDYVRTDEEGDFRHKSSFVI